The Novosphingobium aromaticivorans DSM 12444 genome segment TCATGCGGTTCCCTTGGGTCTTGTCCAGACTTGGATCACGTTGTGCCCCCGTGAGGGTTCCCCCGTTGGAATGGCCCCGATGGCAGGACGGCGAAACCCGATGTCGGTTCCCGAAATCATGCAGTTGCTCCTGCCGGTATGCGGGCAGGCGTTGCGACCGGAGGGGCGGGACGCGCTTCGAACGGTAGTTCGAGCACGACCTGGAAGCCCCCTTCCGGCCGGTTGGAGATGTCGAAGCGCTGGTTTTCGCCATAAGCCTGGGCCAGACGATCGCGGATGTTGGCAAGGCCTATGCCGGTAGAGTCGGTGCTCACGCCGAAGACTGTCGAAGGGTCCGTTCCCGGTGGCAACCCCGGCCCGGTGTCGGACACGGTAACCCGCAGCATGGGGCCGACGAGTTGCGCCTCGATGGTGATTTCGGCGCCATATTCCATCGGGCTGACCGCATACTTGATCGCGTTCTCGACCAGTGGCTGGAGCAGCAGCGAAGGCATCAGCGCATTGCGCACCGCGTCGTCGATGCGGAATTCGGTCCGCAGCCGCTCCTCGAACCGCATCAGCTCGATGTCGAGGTAGAGCTTCAGCGTCTCGATTTCCTGCGCCACGGTCACCCGCGCGGTCGGCTCGTTGACCAGCGTGTAGCGCAGGAACGAGGACAGCCGCGAAAGCATGGCATTGGCCGGCTCTGTCTGCTTGAGCAGCACGAGGGTCGAGATCGAGTTCAGCGTGTTGAACAGGAAATGCGGGTTGAGCTGGTAGCGCAGCATGGCAAGCTGCGCGCTCGTCGCCTGGGCTTCCAGCCGCATGAGCTGGTCGTTCTGCTCCTCCACCTGGAGGAAGAAGTTGATCGCGTAGTAAAGCCCCGTCCACGAGATCAGCAGCGTCAGGTCAAGGTAGAAGACGCCGAGGAAGAGCTGCGCGAAGCTGGCATCGCCGCCCTGACGGTAGAGGCTGATGACCCAGGAATCGATGAAGGCGTAGAGCCCGACCGCCGCCGAGAGCACCAGTGCCGTCACGCCCCAGGTCACGATAGGGCGCCGGTTGATGACCGCGCGGTAGATCACCGACAGCAGCAGCGAGATCGAGAAGCCGGTGATCGTCGCGATTACCACGATGACCAGGAAGGACCAGGGCTGGGCATTGGCGATGGAGGACATCGCGCGCAGCAGCATTGCGCCGCCCCAGCCAAGGAACTGCAGGCGCCAGAAGGCGCGGTTCTTGTTGCCGAAGAACGGCGTCGGTCTGAACGGCAGCGCGGCCATGACCGAACCTGTACCCTCTAGCGGCGCCGGAAGCTAGCCTTGGTGCCTGCCGCCTGCCGTCCGTCTACGCTCTTATCCCTTGCGCGCGTCGTCGATTGCGGCCTGGAGGTCCGCTTCGGGCACGGCGCCGTGGATCAGCCGCCCGCCCACGACCCACGCCGGGGTGCCGTTGATGCCAAGCTGCCGCGCCATTTCGAGATTGCGCTTCAGTTCCTCTTCCACGTCGTTGCGCGCGCCGAACGCCCTGGCGGCGGCAAGATCCAGCCCTGCGGCGCCTGCGGCGGCGGCGATGCTGGCGTCCGACGGGCGCGGGCCTTCGAACATGGCCTTGTGGTATGCGGGGTACTTGCCCTGCGCGGCGGCGGCCAGCGCCATGCGTGCGGCGGGCGCACTTTCGGGCGCGATGATCGGCAGTTCGCGCACGACCACGCGCAGGTCCGGGTTCTTCGCGATCAGCGCGTCGAGCGCCTTCACGCTCTGCCGGCAATAGGTGCAGGCATAGTCGGTGAACTCGACCAGCGTGACCTTGCCCGCCGGATTGCCCAGAACCGCGCCGGGGAAGGGAGTCTCCAGAGCGCCGCGCATCGGTGCGATGCGGGCTCCGGCCTCGCGCTGCTGGAGGCGTTCCATCGCTTCGGGCAGGATTTCGGGATGGTCGAGGATGTAGCTGCGCACCAGGCCTTCTATGGCCGCGCGCTCCTTGCCGTCGATCCCGGCCCCCGCGAGCGAGGCTTCGAGCTGCGCATCCTCGCCGCTTTCACCGTCGGTGCGCCGGCTTTCGTACCACCAGCCCGCCACCGCGCCGACAAGCGCGATGAGAACGGCGATGAGGGCGAAGGCGCCAAGGCGGCGCGGTTGGGAGTCTGCCATTGGCGCAGGCCTAGCGCGACTTCTTCTGGCGTTCCAGCATTGCCCGCGCCGACATGGCGATATCCTGCGCGCGCAGCCAGTCGGGCGTGCCCTTGGGCAGCGCGGCCTCGGCGGCTTCGGCGCTGCGCACCGCATCGCCGAGTTGCATGTTCATCAACTGCTGCTCTGCGCTTGCCAGCCGTGCGCGGGGAATGTCGCCCTTGGCCTCGTAGACCACGCCGAGCTGGTACCAGGTGAAGGGGTTGTCCTTGTCGCGCGCGACCGCCGTCTTGAGCACCTTTTCGGCCTCGGCGAAGTTGTCCTTGTCCTCGGTCGCGATCAGCGCATGGCCGAAGGTCGTGGCGATCAGCGGCTCGTTGCCGGTCAGCGCCGTCGCCTCGCGCAGCGGCGGGATCGCTTCGGCCGGGCGGCCGGATTCGAGCAGGATCTGCCCTTCCAGCTCGAGGAAATAGGGGTTCTTCGGGTCCTTGGCGATCAGCGCCTTCGTCTCGTCCAGCGCCTTGTCGACGAACGCTTCCTTGTGGAAGGCATAGGCCCGGGCATAGCGCGCGGGGACGTCGGTCAGGTATTCGGGATAGGCGCGCAGGGTGTCCTGCGGCTCGGCGAGATAACCATAGAGCTTGGCCTTCACCCGCAGGAAGCGCGCCTGCAGTTCCGCGGGAGGCGGGCTGTTCCAGGCCGGGTCCTTCTCGTAGGTGTCCTGCAGCGTGGTCAGGCGGTCCGCGGTCATCGGGTGGGTGCTGTAGAATTCCGCGTCAGGGTTGCGGCGCGGGCTGTAGCCGTAGCGGAACTCCTGGTTCTGGAGCTTCTTGAAGAACTCGATCGAGCCACGCCCGGAAATCCCCGCCTTCGCCAGGAACTGCGCGCCCGCCGCGTCGGCAGAGCTTTCCTGCGCGCGACTGAAAGCCAGGAACTTGCCCAGCGCGGCCTGCTGCCCGGCCATGAAAACGCCCATCGCGGCGTCGGGCGATCCCGCCGCCGCCGCCAGTCCGCCCAGCAGGAGGCTCAGCACGGTGATGCCGGTCGCGGGCTTCAGCCCTTCGTCATAGCGGATGATGTGGCCGCCGGTGATGTGGCCCAGCTCGTGCGCGATCACGCCCTGCAATTCGTTGACGTTGTCGGCCGCGCCGATCAGGCCCGAATGGATGTAGATCGCCTGCCCGCCCGCGACGAAGGCGTTGATCGACCCGTCGTTGAGCAGGACCAGGTCCACCGCATTGGGATTGAACCCCGCCGCCTTGAAGATCGGCGCGGAAGCATCGCGGAACAATGCCTCGGTCTCGGCATCGCGCAGCACCGATTGCGCCGCGGCCGGTTCCACGCACAGCGCAAGCGCGGCAAGAGCCGCCAGCAGGCGGGCAAGGATGATGCTGGGGAATCGGGCGCTGCGCTTCACGGTGCCGGGACTATCGGGCCGCCGCCTGAACCGCAACTGAAGCGGGCGCGTCCGGCGCGCGGGCGGTCACCCGCGCCAGGAACGGCAGTACCGCGTCCAGCACCGTCCGGTCGCGCGAGAAGGGCCGCGCGAAGGCCATGATGATGCTCTCGTGCGTGACGCCGCGCAGGACGACTGGCTGGTTTGGCGCGCCCGCGTCGCTCAGCAACCGGGCGAGCCGCCGGGAATTGCGTGGCTTGACCCGCGTGTCTGAGTCCCCCGTCACCAGCAGCATCGGGGGGGCATCGGCGCGCACGAAGTTGATTGGCTGGGTCATCGACGGATCGGGCGCCTTGCCGAAGCTGTGGATCGTCGCGGGCGAATCGAACGGCAGGAAATCGAACGGTCCCGCCAGCGAGACCGTGCCGCGGATGGCGTGTTCGTCCACCCCTGCCCCCCGCAGCCACTGGCGGTCGAGCGTCAGCATGACCACGTTGTAGGCGCCCGCGGAATGACCCATCAGCGCGATCCGCGCCGGGTCCCCGCCAAGTCTTGCCGCGTTGTCGCGCACCCAGCGCAGTGCCGCCGCGCCGTCTTCCAGCATCGCGGGATAGCGGGCGTGGGGGTAGAGCCGGTAACCGGCAAGGACCACCGCATAGCCCTCGGCACAAAGGGTGCGCGCCATGAACCGGTAGTCGTGGGGATCCCCGCTTGCCCAGCTTCCACCGTGGACGAACACCACGATCGGAAGCGGCTCGCGCGCGGCGGCGGGCACGAACATTTCGAGCTTCTGCGCAGGGTCCGCGCCATAGCGGACTGCGGCGACTTGCCGGATCGCGCCGTCGCCGCCATTCAGCAGCCTGTCTGCGGTGTTGAGCACCCCGACCGCGTTGGTCTCCAGCGCGTGGCGGAAGGCGACGAAGCCAAGGCCTGCCAGCAGGACGAACGTCACGACCGTCCACCCGATCCAGCCCATCCGCAGCCTGCCCCTTGTCGCCCGTATCATGCCGCAGGGCTAGCAGGCCCCGCCGCCGCGCGAAAGCGGCCTATCCGATCAGGTGGCGGGCGGCACGCTCGAACAGGGCGGCATCGTCGGCAACCTCGCCCAGCGCGACGATTTCGCCGCTCTCCAGCCGCCGGACCATGACCAGCGCGAATTCCGCGCCTTCGGGCGGCGCGATCTCGCTGATCTTGCGCGGGGCAAGGGCGCGCAGGCTTTCGGCCAGCGCATCGGGGCCGCGTTTCGCCAGGGCCTTGCCCGCTTCCTCGCGGCGCAGGCGGCGTTCGGCGTTGACCACGCCCTTCAGTCCCCCCGGCGCTTCGGAAAGGTAGCGGCCAAGCTCGCCCTGGCCCAGCCCGACGCGTTGTGCGTGGGTCAG includes the following:
- a CDS encoding sensor histidine kinase gives rise to the protein MAALPFRPTPFFGNKNRAFWRLQFLGWGGAMLLRAMSSIANAQPWSFLVIVVIATITGFSISLLLSVIYRAVINRRPIVTWGVTALVLSAAVGLYAFIDSWVISLYRQGGDASFAQLFLGVFYLDLTLLISWTGLYYAINFFLQVEEQNDQLMRLEAQATSAQLAMLRYQLNPHFLFNTLNSISTLVLLKQTEPANAMLSRLSSFLRYTLVNEPTARVTVAQEIETLKLYLDIELMRFEERLRTEFRIDDAVRNALMPSLLLQPLVENAIKYAVSPMEYGAEITIEAQLVGPMLRVTVSDTGPGLPPGTDPSTVFGVSTDSTGIGLANIRDRLAQAYGENQRFDISNRPEGGFQVVLELPFEARPAPPVATPARIPAGATA
- a CDS encoding DsbA family protein, which encodes MADSQPRRLGAFALIAVLIALVGAVAGWWYESRRTDGESGEDAQLEASLAGAGIDGKERAAIEGLVRSYILDHPEILPEAMERLQQREAGARIAPMRGALETPFPGAVLGNPAGKVTLVEFTDYACTYCRQSVKALDALIAKNPDLRVVVRELPIIAPESAPAARMALAAAAQGKYPAYHKAMFEGPRPSDASIAAAAGAAGLDLAAARAFGARNDVEEELKRNLEMARQLGINGTPAWVVGGRLIHGAVPEADLQAAIDDARKG
- a CDS encoding M48 family metalloprotease; the encoded protein is MKRSARFPSIILARLLAALAALALCVEPAAAQSVLRDAETEALFRDASAPIFKAAGFNPNAVDLVLLNDGSINAFVAGGQAIYIHSGLIGAADNVNELQGVIAHELGHITGGHIIRYDEGLKPATGITVLSLLLGGLAAAAGSPDAAMGVFMAGQQAALGKFLAFSRAQESSADAAGAQFLAKAGISGRGSIEFFKKLQNQEFRYGYSPRRNPDAEFYSTHPMTADRLTTLQDTYEKDPAWNSPPPAELQARFLRVKAKLYGYLAEPQDTLRAYPEYLTDVPARYARAYAFHKEAFVDKALDETKALIAKDPKNPYFLELEGQILLESGRPAEAIPPLREATALTGNEPLIATTFGHALIATEDKDNFAEAEKVLKTAVARDKDNPFTWYQLGVVYEAKGDIPRARLASAEQQLMNMQLGDAVRSAEAAEAALPKGTPDWLRAQDIAMSARAMLERQKKSR
- a CDS encoding alpha/beta hydrolase, which produces MIRATRGRLRMGWIGWTVVTFVLLAGLGFVAFRHALETNAVGVLNTADRLLNGGDGAIRQVAAVRYGADPAQKLEMFVPAAAREPLPIVVFVHGGSWASGDPHDYRFMARTLCAEGYAVVLAGYRLYPHARYPAMLEDGAAALRWVRDNAARLGGDPARIALMGHSAGAYNVVMLTLDRQWLRGAGVDEHAIRGTVSLAGPFDFLPFDSPATIHSFGKAPDPSMTQPINFVRADAPPMLLVTGDSDTRVKPRNSRRLARLLSDAGAPNQPVVLRGVTHESIIMAFARPFSRDRTVLDAVLPFLARVTARAPDAPASVAVQAAAR